Proteins encoded together in one Methylobacterium sp. FF17 window:
- a CDS encoding IS5 family transposase (programmed frameshift), translated as MARPLLPDDLWDEIAPLLPPPRPRPKGGRRPIENRAALTGILFVLRSGLSWEMLPAEMGCGSGMSCWRRLRDWQAAGVWSRLHHVLLERLHAAGQIDWSRACLDSASVPAKKGGPATGPNPTDRGKPGTKRHLVTDARGTPLGFCLSGANRHDSVMMAATLDAIPPLRNGRRGRPRRRPDKLHADKAYDAGPRRHECRARGIVPRIARRGVESSEKLGRHRWVVERTHAWFNRFRRLPVRYERRADIYEAFTSLAASLITLNQSRRFC; from the exons ATGGCCAGACCGCTTCTCCCCGATGATCTCTGGGATGAGATCGCTCCGCTCCTCCCGCCGCCTCGGCCTCGTCCGAAGGGCGGGCGTCGTCCCATTGAGAACCGGGCCGCACTGACGGGCATCCTGTTCGTGCTGCGCTCGGGCCTGTCGTGGGAGATGCTGCCGGCCGAGATGGGCTGCGGCTCCGGCATGAGTTGCTGGCGGCGGCTGCGGGATTGGCAAGCGGCGGGCGTGTGGAGCCGCCTCCATCACGTGTTGCTGGAGCGTCTGCACGCGGCCGGGCAGATCGACTGGAGCCGGGCTTGCCTGGACAGCGCGTCTGTCCCAGCCAAAAAGG GGGGGCCTGCCACCGGCCCGAACCCGACGGACCGGGGCAAGCCAGGCACGAAGCGCCACCTCGTCACCGACGCGCGCGGCACCCCGCTGGGCTTCTGCCTGAGCGGGGCCAATCGGCACGACAGCGTCATGATGGCGGCCACCCTCGATGCCATCCCGCCCCTGCGGAACGGCCGCCGCGGCCGACCGCGACGCCGCCCGGACAAGCTGCACGCCGACAAGGCCTACGATGCCGGACCCCGTCGGCACGAATGCCGAGCCCGCGGGATCGTGCCGCGCATCGCTCGTCGTGGTGTCGAGAGCAGCGAAAAGCTCGGTCGCCACCGCTGGGTGGTCGAGCGTACCCACGCCTGGTTCAACCGCTTCCGCCGCCTGCCCGTCCGCTACGAGCGACGCGCCGACATCTACGAGGCTTTCACAAGCCTCGCGGCAAGCCTCATCACCCTCAACCAGTCCAGACGGTTCTGTTAG
- a CDS encoding ParA family protein: MQVITIAARKGGVGKTTLAMHLSVLASEEGRPALLLDTDPQRSLAWWHRLREADVPNLIEADARELPELVAAAKREGIARVIIDTPPHAEDSILGAMRVADLVLVPTRPGPLDLAAVATTLELAERVGKVPLAVINHSPPRTGSAEPAIVAEARAALASMGATVAASVVANRVSMSHAILTGSTVNEHEPGGKAAGEVEALWREIEARMAQDGRKPR, from the coding sequence GTGCAAGTCATCACGATAGCGGCTCGGAAGGGTGGAGTCGGTAAAACGACGCTCGCCATGCATCTAAGCGTGCTTGCCTCCGAGGAAGGACGGCCGGCACTCCTCCTCGACACCGATCCGCAACGGTCGCTTGCATGGTGGCACCGGCTGCGCGAGGCCGACGTACCGAACCTGATTGAGGCCGATGCGCGGGAATTGCCCGAGCTTGTCGCAGCGGCGAAGCGGGAAGGGATCGCCCGTGTCATCATCGACACGCCGCCCCATGCCGAGGACAGCATTCTAGGGGCAATGCGAGTTGCTGACTTGGTGCTCGTCCCGACCCGGCCGGGACCGCTCGACCTGGCTGCGGTGGCGACGACGCTGGAACTGGCCGAGCGGGTGGGCAAGGTTCCCCTCGCGGTCATCAACCACTCGCCTCCGCGCACCGGGTCAGCCGAACCTGCGATCGTCGCTGAAGCTCGGGCCGCGCTCGCCAGCATGGGCGCAACCGTCGCCGCGTCAGTCGTCGCGAACCGGGTGAGCATGTCGCACGCGATCCTGACCGGCTCGACGGTCAACGAGCACGAACCCGGCGGGAAGGCTGCCGGGGAAGTTGAGGCCCTGTGGCGCGAGATTGAAGCCCGCATGGCGCAGGATGGGAGGAAGCCCCGATGA
- a CDS encoding ribbon-helix-helix domain-containing protein, with the protein MSTKPRPTLDSLSDRFVRKAAPAVMPLGEAEASTPAAPEKSPRAGERDTRVQILTRIDPATRKRLKLIAVEQDRTIQDICEEAIRDFVIRNSK; encoded by the coding sequence ATGAGCACGAAACCGCGCCCGACCCTGGACAGCCTCAGTGATCGCTTCGTGCGGAAAGCGGCCCCAGCTGTCATGCCCCTAGGCGAGGCTGAAGCCTCAACGCCTGCTGCGCCTGAGAAGTCGCCACGCGCTGGTGAGCGGGATACGCGCGTTCAGATCCTAACGCGGATCGATCCGGCAACCCGGAAGCGGCTCAAGCTGATCGCGGTCGAACAGGACCGGACCATTCAGGACATCTGCGAGGAAGCCATCCGCGATTTCGTGATCCGTAACAGCAAGTGA
- a CDS encoding response regulator, with the protein MPSYNASPQPFALVVEGNAHIRNDAVDILQRAGFRVLDVATGDKAYELVRQYGREFTLLFTAVVLDGQLDGFALARAASSHHPHISIVVASGRERPPRGELPTTVCFIQKPFDAQAVHDHLIDAGLMSRCSMPGSVASGCAK; encoded by the coding sequence ATGCCGAGCTACAATGCATCGCCGCAACCTTTCGCGCTTGTCGTCGAAGGGAACGCGCACATACGGAATGATGCCGTCGACATTCTTCAACGGGCTGGGTTCCGAGTTCTGGATGTGGCGACAGGCGACAAAGCATATGAGCTTGTGCGCCAGTATGGTCGAGAGTTCACCCTGCTCTTCACCGCTGTGGTGCTCGATGGGCAGCTCGACGGGTTCGCGCTGGCTCGTGCTGCCTCATCGCACCACCCGCATATCAGCATCGTGGTAGCCTCGGGTCGCGAGCGTCCCCCTCGTGGTGAACTGCCAACGACGGTGTGCTTCATCCAGAAGCCATTTGATGCTCAGGCCGTCCACGATCATCTCATCGATGCAGGCCTGATGAGCAGATGCAGTATGCCTGGATCGGTGGCATCTGGGTGCGCGAAATAA
- a CDS encoding methyl-accepting chemotaxis protein, which produces MLFRRKRNPIAEDSAKLAALERSQSVIEFDLSGTVTRANENFLSVLGFSADEVVGQHHRRFVEPAMRDSRAYIAFWEKLRAGEFQAGQFKRIGKEGREVWIEASYNPIFDRHGKPYKVIKSAADITPQKLLDADHKGQIAAIHKAQAVIAFSLEGTIIEANENFLTVVGYTLPEIVGQHHRMFVDPAFRDDPVYAAFWAKLRQGEYQKGQFKRIGKDGREVWIEASYNPILDASGRPYKVVKFATDITAQIALLTDLKRLIEQNFTQIDGAVLHSSEKSRSATYAAGCTANNVQTMAAAAEELAASVNEISHSMSKARTATDDAHAQVEAAGTVIQKLTDTATAMSGIVALIQTIASQINLLALNATIEAARAGEAGRGFAVVAQEVKNLAAQAARATNQISSEIDSVQAASTQVAGSLGTIRGSVETMRDYVVSTAAAIEEQSVVTQEMSSSMQGAAEAVQAISQNVQAISTSINEVSRAVNTTKEAARVLAR; this is translated from the coding sequence ATGCTCTTCCGTCGTAAGCGCAATCCAATAGCGGAAGACAGCGCAAAGCTAGCCGCACTGGAGCGATCCCAGTCAGTGATCGAATTCGATCTTAGTGGGACTGTTACTCGGGCCAACGAGAATTTTCTGTCCGTACTTGGGTTTAGCGCAGATGAGGTCGTTGGACAGCACCATCGACGCTTTGTCGAACCGGCTATGCGGGACAGCCGCGCATACATTGCGTTTTGGGAGAAGCTGCGGGCTGGCGAGTTCCAGGCTGGGCAGTTCAAGCGCATCGGAAAGGAAGGCCGCGAAGTCTGGATCGAGGCATCCTACAACCCAATCTTTGATCGTCACGGCAAGCCCTACAAGGTCATCAAATCTGCGGCCGACATCACACCACAAAAGTTGCTTGATGCGGATCACAAGGGACAGATAGCGGCCATCCATAAAGCTCAGGCCGTCATCGCCTTCAGCCTCGAAGGCACCATCATCGAGGCCAACGAGAACTTCCTAACGGTTGTAGGCTACACGTTGCCCGAGATCGTCGGTCAGCATCACAGGATGTTCGTCGATCCAGCTTTCCGTGACGATCCCGTTTACGCTGCGTTCTGGGCCAAGCTGCGCCAGGGTGAGTACCAGAAAGGGCAGTTCAAGCGCATCGGCAAGGACGGTCGAGAGGTCTGGATCGAAGCTTCCTACAATCCCATCCTTGATGCGAGCGGGCGTCCATACAAGGTCGTGAAGTTCGCCACTGATATCACAGCGCAAATCGCTCTGCTGACTGACCTCAAACGCCTGATCGAGCAGAACTTTACCCAAATTGACGGCGCTGTTCTGCATTCCTCGGAAAAGTCGAGGTCCGCGACCTATGCGGCGGGCTGTACCGCCAACAACGTGCAGACCATGGCCGCTGCCGCCGAAGAACTGGCCGCCTCCGTCAACGAAATCTCGCACAGCATGAGCAAGGCTCGTACTGCAACGGATGATGCACATGCGCAGGTGGAAGCAGCGGGTACGGTTATACAGAAGCTCACGGACACCGCGACGGCTATGAGCGGCATCGTAGCCCTGATCCAGACCATCGCCAGCCAGATCAATCTGCTAGCCCTGAATGCAACTATTGAGGCGGCAAGGGCTGGAGAGGCAGGACGCGGTTTCGCTGTTGTCGCCCAGGAGGTGAAGAACCTTGCAGCACAGGCAGCCCGTGCTACGAACCAGATCTCAAGTGAAATCGACAGCGTACAGGCAGCCTCCACGCAGGTTGCTGGTTCGCTTGGGACGATCCGAGGATCAGTCGAAACTATGCGCGACTACGTAGTCAGCACGGCTGCTGCGATTGAGGAGCAGAGCGTGGTGACGCAGGAGATGTCGTCGAGCATGCAGGGAGCGGCCGAGGCGGTTCAAGCCATCTCACAGAACGTGCAGGCGATTTCGACATCCATCAACGAGGTCTCACGAGCTGTCAACACGACGAAGGAGGCTGCTCGTGTACTTGCTCGTTGA
- a CDS encoding recombinase family protein, translating into MLVGYARVSTVDQNLDLQRDALTKAGCERLFEEKKSGKAGTKRPEFEAALAYLRPTDVLVVWKLDRLGRSLVEMMRTIDSLRVKEIHFRSLTEQFDSDTAHGRFALQMHGAMAEYFLDLNRERTMEGLKAALARGRKGGRPKKLTEADLEVGRALLHSGTISIAAIAKRLGVSRDTFYSYFPQARTRSQAAAAVAARQD; encoded by the coding sequence ATGCTTGTCGGATATGCCCGTGTCTCCACCGTGGATCAGAACCTCGACCTGCAGCGCGATGCGCTCACCAAGGCGGGCTGCGAACGCCTGTTCGAGGAGAAAAAGTCCGGCAAGGCCGGGACCAAGCGTCCCGAGTTCGAGGCAGCCCTCGCCTACCTGCGTCCCACCGACGTGCTCGTGGTCTGGAAGCTCGATCGACTTGGCCGATCCCTGGTCGAGATGATGCGCACCATCGACTCTCTTCGGGTCAAGGAGATCCACTTCCGCAGCCTGACCGAGCAGTTCGACAGCGACACAGCGCACGGGCGATTTGCGCTGCAGATGCACGGGGCCATGGCCGAGTACTTCCTCGACCTCAACCGGGAGCGTACTATGGAGGGGCTGAAGGCCGCCCTGGCCCGTGGGCGTAAGGGTGGACGCCCCAAGAAGCTGACCGAGGCCGATCTAGAGGTGGGCCGCGCCCTGCTGCACTCGGGCACCATCTCGATCGCGGCCATCGCCAAGCGCCTCGGGGTGAGCCGGGACACCTTCTACAGCTACTTCCCCCAGGCCCGCACTCGCAGCCAAGCCGCCGCGGCTGTCGCCGCACGGCAGGACTGA
- a CDS encoding calcium-binding protein, with the protein MATINGDNGDNFLTGTEEEDVINGLGGNDTIDSIDRPANIFAGSINPRRDEVNAGSGDDFVTGGKLDQLNGGDGNDFLQVNFNFNGPIAGSATPINLNLDANGSGTASDGTFIAGFESVNFNLSDTGNNVINTGNVQAQITGGGGDDMLTTGLLNDGVFGGGGNDVISTGGGNDTINGGSGDDVVLGGDGDDSFGVNIYTDGADQVDLGTGNDTVRFDRFDGGAGNVRLTFTSSEVGNGIVNDAGSAANQDGGLAVRVQAEDANGDPTGPASRYDDEGTTFVAGTQGVTFDVRDLVSGTERGNTFEGVVLGTSGNDVLTFFPPFRVGQDFYYNAGQGNDTVTAGDGNDFLVGGAGNDLLAGNGGNDSFIGGVGSDSINGGAGIDTAIFNVSTDGADTVDLGNEADRVNVSTAAAGQVRLTFTSAEVGNGNAFDAGTMTNQDSLLAVRLQAEAADGTLTGPISRLDDEGITFVASSDGTTFDVRDLVAGTQRGDQFRVVVLGTDGADTFSPVAGRENESHYVNAGQGNDIVTGGSAADFLVGGAGDDRVLGGEADDQVLGGSGNDIIFGELGNDILRGDDGADFIGAGAGDDTVFGGNGDDTLYGEDGADTVSGDTGNDNLFGNSGDDRLLGGDGDDQVLGGLGGDIIFGEFGNDILRGEDDNDFIGAGAGNDFVSGGIGNDTLFGEDGADNMFGDTGTDRLNAGAGDDRAFGGTGDDTIFGEFGNDFLRGEEDNDFIGAGAGNDDLSGGAGVDSLYGEAGNDVLFGNAGNDELVGGDGNDTFNFGRGDGSDLVRDFAASDSSGDVISFNGGVFSSFSDVQAASQQVGADVIITYDMRDTITLQNVTFANLNAADFMFA; encoded by the coding sequence ATGGCTACGATCAATGGCGATAACGGCGACAACTTCCTAACGGGCACCGAAGAAGAAGATGTCATCAATGGGCTCGGTGGCAACGATACAATTGACTCTATTGATAGACCAGCGAATATATTTGCGGGATCAATCAATCCCAGGCGTGATGAAGTGAATGCTGGATCAGGAGATGATTTTGTTACCGGCGGAAAGCTCGATCAGCTTAACGGCGGTGATGGTAATGACTTTTTACAGGTAAACTTCAATTTTAATGGTCCAATTGCTGGTTCAGCAACCCCTATCAATCTGAACCTTGATGCAAATGGAAGCGGTACAGCTTCCGATGGAACATTCATTGCGGGCTTCGAGTCCGTGAATTTCAATTTATCTGACACTGGCAATAACGTCATCAACACTGGAAACGTTCAAGCGCAAATCACAGGGGGTGGCGGCGACGACATGCTGACCACTGGATTGTTGAACGATGGTGTATTCGGCGGCGGCGGCAACGATGTCATTTCAACAGGTGGCGGCAACGACACCATTAACGGCGGGTCCGGGGATGACGTCGTACTCGGCGGCGATGGCGACGATAGCTTCGGTGTAAATATTTATACTGATGGCGCTGACCAAGTGGATCTTGGAACAGGAAACGACACGGTTCGGTTTGATCGATTTGACGGCGGGGCCGGTAACGTTCGCCTAACTTTCACTTCTTCCGAAGTGGGTAACGGCATCGTCAACGACGCCGGTAGCGCAGCAAATCAGGATGGAGGGCTTGCGGTTCGTGTCCAGGCTGAAGATGCGAACGGCGATCCAACAGGCCCGGCTTCCCGCTACGATGATGAAGGCACGACGTTCGTTGCTGGTACTCAAGGTGTCACTTTCGATGTCCGCGACCTCGTCTCAGGTACTGAGCGCGGTAACACGTTCGAGGGCGTTGTGCTCGGCACCAGCGGCAACGATGTGTTGACGTTTTTCCCACCCTTCCGCGTCGGACAGGATTTCTACTACAACGCAGGTCAGGGTAACGACACAGTCACTGCTGGTGACGGCAACGATTTCCTTGTCGGCGGCGCAGGTAACGACCTTCTGGCCGGTAACGGCGGCAACGACTCCTTCATCGGCGGCGTAGGCTCCGACTCCATTAATGGCGGTGCTGGTATCGATACTGCAATCTTCAACGTATCGACGGATGGCGCTGACACGGTAGACCTCGGAAATGAGGCAGACAGGGTTAATGTATCCACCGCTGCCGCTGGACAAGTGCGTCTGACCTTTACCTCCGCCGAGGTTGGTAACGGCAACGCTTTCGATGCCGGCACCATGACCAATCAAGACTCCCTTCTTGCTGTCCGCCTACAGGCAGAAGCTGCCGATGGAACTCTGACGGGTCCAATCAGCCGCCTTGATGATGAGGGTATCACCTTCGTCGCCTCAAGCGACGGTACAACGTTTGATGTGCGTGATCTTGTGGCAGGCACCCAACGTGGCGATCAGTTTCGCGTCGTTGTCTTGGGAACGGATGGAGCTGACACATTCAGCCCTGTTGCTGGACGGGAAAACGAAAGTCACTACGTCAATGCTGGGCAAGGCAACGATATCGTCACTGGTGGTAGCGCGGCTGATTTCCTCGTTGGGGGAGCGGGCGATGACCGTGTGCTCGGAGGCGAGGCGGATGATCAGGTCCTTGGCGGCTCTGGTAACGACATCATCTTTGGCGAACTCGGAAACGATATTCTGCGCGGCGACGATGGCGCCGACTTCATTGGTGCCGGCGCAGGAGACGACACTGTCTTCGGTGGCAACGGAGACGACACGCTTTACGGTGAGGATGGCGCCGACACGGTCTCAGGAGATACTGGAAACGACAATCTGTTCGGTAACAGTGGTGACGACCGCCTGCTAGGAGGTGACGGAGACGATCAGGTGCTTGGTGGCCTGGGCGGCGACATCATCTTTGGCGAGTTCGGTAACGACATTCTGCGTGGCGAAGACGACAACGATTTCATCGGCGCAGGTGCCGGTAACGACTTCGTCTCGGGTGGTATTGGGAACGACACGCTCTTTGGAGAAGATGGTGCCGACAACATGTTTGGCGATACGGGCACCGACCGGCTGAATGCGGGTGCGGGTGACGACAGAGCGTTTGGTGGTACTGGCGACGACACTATCTTTGGTGAGTTCGGCAACGACTTCCTGCGCGGCGAAGAAGATAATGACTTCATCGGCGCTGGCGCGGGCAACGACGATCTGTCAGGTGGCGCTGGTGTCGACTCGCTCTACGGCGAAGCTGGAAACGACGTGTTGTTCGGAAATGCTGGTAACGACGAACTAGTTGGTGGAGACGGCAACGATACCTTTAACTTCGGGCGCGGTGACGGTTCCGATCTGGTCCGTGACTTCGCGGCGAGTGACAGCAGCGGAGATGTCATCTCGTTCAATGGCGGCGTTTTCTCTTCGTTCAGCGACGTGCAGGCAGCGAGTCAGCAGGTCGGTGCGGACGTTATCATCACCTACGATATGCGCGACACAATTACGCTCCAGAACGTTACGTTCGCAAATCTGAACGCCGCTGACTTCATGTTTGCGTGA